One genomic segment of Thalassospiraceae bacterium LMO-SO8 includes these proteins:
- a CDS encoding TolC family protein, giving the protein MRSLLKAGFTFAVIFGVSAWSAGARAQSLPDALLDLIENHDRINAAKNSLDAATSRIRETRGAWFPELEIDFNNGFQKRANPGTQDTAKKFNETSLSITQLLWDFGKTDTDIGISRKNRESAAINLNQVRQDLVLEGIVAYIQVYSANRRLILSRQSEDNIKKQTELEDARVAGGAGFSTDVLQAKTELAEAQSRRVVAEGTLRNALSRYHALYRDMPKGVNEFKLPPVPEVLMPRTLEEAIEIGLKENFQLRNARLASDIAKDSVTRTRQDLFFPELNAVVETSHERNLDGTIGQRNAQAAKVELNFPFNLGFTALDSVNASSSDYKAAIDRAADTQRTIEENIRLAWADLETARQNHDVRTAQVEIAAKFLELAREEREAGRRSLLDVLSGETRLINAQSDSVLTEVAIVQATFRLLNAMGRLEVSAVEAK; this is encoded by the coding sequence TTGCGCAGCCTTCTCAAGGCGGGGTTCACATTTGCGGTGATCTTCGGCGTGTCGGCATGGAGTGCCGGCGCGCGGGCACAGTCATTGCCTGACGCCCTGCTCGACCTGATCGAGAACCATGATCGGATCAACGCCGCCAAGAATTCGCTGGACGCCGCGACCAGCCGCATCCGCGAAACCCGCGGCGCCTGGTTCCCCGAACTGGAAATCGATTTCAACAACGGCTTCCAGAAGCGCGCCAATCCCGGCACCCAGGACACCGCCAAAAAGTTCAACGAAACGTCGCTCAGCATCACTCAGTTGCTGTGGGATTTCGGCAAGACCGACACGGACATCGGGATTTCCCGCAAGAATCGGGAATCGGCGGCGATCAATCTGAACCAGGTGCGCCAGGACCTGGTTCTCGAAGGCATTGTCGCCTACATCCAGGTCTACAGCGCGAACCGGCGCCTGATCCTGTCGCGGCAATCGGAAGACAACATCAAGAAACAGACGGAACTTGAAGACGCCCGGGTCGCCGGCGGCGCCGGGTTTTCGACCGACGTCCTGCAGGCCAAGACCGAACTGGCCGAAGCCCAGTCGCGCCGCGTGGTCGCCGAGGGCACCCTGCGCAACGCCCTGTCACGCTATCATGCGCTGTACCGTGACATGCCCAAGGGGGTCAATGAATTCAAGCTTCCCCCCGTGCCCGAAGTCCTGATGCCCCGGACCCTTGAGGAAGCCATCGAAATCGGACTCAAGGAAAACTTTCAGCTGCGCAATGCGCGGCTCGCCTCCGACATCGCCAAGGACAGCGTTACACGGACCCGTCAGGATCTGTTCTTTCCCGAACTGAACGCGGTCGTCGAAACCAGCCACGAGCGCAACCTGGACGGCACCATCGGCCAGCGCAACGCGCAGGCCGCCAAGGTCGAGCTCAACTTTCCCTTCAACCTGGGATTTACCGCGCTTGATTCGGTCAACGCCTCCAGCAGCGACTACAAGGCCGCGATCGACCGCGCCGCGGACACCCAGCGGACGATCGAGGAGAACATCCGCCTCGCCTGGGCGGATCTGGAGACCGCGCGGCAGAATCACGACGTGCGCACCGCGCAGGTCGAAATCGCCGCCAAGTTTCTTGAACTGGCCCGCGAAGAACGCGAGGCGGGCCGCCGCTCACTGCTTGATGTGTTGTCCGGGGAAACCCGCCTGATCAACGCGCAGAGCGATTCCGTCCTGACGGAGGTCGCGATCGTGCAGGCGACTTTCCGGCTGCTGAACGCGATGGGCCGCCTGGAGGTTTCGGCGGTCGAGGCGAAGTAG